The Thermodesulfovibrionales bacterium genome has a segment encoding these proteins:
- the glyS gene encoding glycine--tRNA ligase subunit beta: MKNDLLLEIGTEEIPARFIPGALVMLKEKTIAAFNEYSIDFADIRTLATPRRLTLLVKGVPAMQKDRTREVYGPPRKAAFDTDGKPTKAAVGFAASQGVEVASLVTRVKDKGEYLVAVIEQKGVAVRDVMAEILRKVILSLTFPKSMRWGDGNLRFVRPIHWILTIFGGETIHFEIDGIRSANITKGHRFLSPGSFVVKEISTYVHLMENSYVIVDQETRRRIITEGITRLAASVGGMPVMDEALLDTVTYLTEYPVPFLCKFPADYLSLPKELLITVMRDHQKFFAIEDERGRLRNHFIVISNTKEENAGTIQAGSERVIKARFEDARFYYEDDLKTSLGARIEDLKRVTFHDRIGSLYEKTEKIVRLASSLSGLFFPEKRAKIERAAWLSKTDLITGVVGEFPELQGLMGKYYALHDGEGKVVADAIVEQYLPAHSGDGLPETDEGSVVSLADKTDNVVSFFAIGLIPTGSEDPFALRRQALAVIAILSEKGYPITLKELFRRAEEGVKEKRPSLSDEVLKFFLQRIEALYASQDYRTDIIQSVLHLVGDLPLSEIKERLVTITKFTGEAAYNSFLLAVKRINNIIPDLPIPGVREELFTEPEEGTLHHEVTKTRAAIEGIIRERKYEDALKALSALTGPVNSFFEAVLVMDKREEVRLNRLALLKEIWDMALMIADFSKLTERI, from the coding sequence TTGAAGAACGATCTTCTCCTGGAGATAGGAACCGAGGAGATACCGGCACGGTTTATCCCCGGCGCTTTGGTCATGCTCAAAGAGAAGACCATTGCTGCTTTCAATGAATATTCGATAGATTTCGCCGATATTCGTACCCTCGCAACACCAAGGCGGCTCACCCTTCTCGTCAAAGGCGTCCCCGCGATGCAGAAGGACAGGACGAGAGAGGTCTATGGCCCACCCAGGAAGGCTGCCTTTGACACTGACGGCAAGCCGACGAAAGCCGCCGTCGGTTTTGCTGCTTCTCAGGGGGTTGAAGTGGCGAGCCTTGTGACAAGGGTCAAGGACAAGGGAGAATACCTCGTTGCCGTTATCGAACAGAAGGGTGTTGCTGTCAGGGACGTCATGGCTGAGATCCTTCGGAAGGTCATCCTTTCGCTGACCTTTCCGAAATCGATGAGATGGGGTGACGGCAACCTAAGGTTCGTCAGGCCCATTCACTGGATACTGACGATCTTCGGCGGAGAGACGATCCATTTCGAGATCGACGGCATACGGAGCGCAAACATAACAAAGGGCCACCGCTTCCTCTCCCCGGGTTCCTTTGTTGTGAAGGAGATATCGACGTACGTTCACCTTATGGAGAACAGCTATGTGATCGTCGATCAGGAGACGAGGAGAAGGATTATCACGGAGGGGATAACGAGGCTTGCAGCCTCGGTGGGAGGAATGCCGGTCATGGATGAGGCTCTCCTCGACACCGTGACCTATCTTACAGAGTATCCGGTGCCTTTCCTCTGCAAATTCCCGGCGGATTACCTCAGCCTTCCGAAGGAATTGCTTATTACGGTCATGAGGGACCACCAGAAATTCTTTGCTATCGAAGACGAGCGGGGAAGGCTCAGGAATCATTTTATTGTTATCAGCAATACCAAGGAGGAGAACGCAGGGACGATACAGGCCGGGTCAGAGCGTGTCATTAAAGCGAGATTCGAGGACGCGCGGTTCTATTATGAGGACGACCTGAAGACCTCACTCGGCGCCAGGATAGAGGACCTTAAACGGGTAACCTTCCATGACAGGATCGGAAGCCTCTACGAGAAGACCGAGAAGATTGTCAGACTCGCATCATCCCTCTCAGGGCTCTTTTTCCCGGAGAAGAGGGCCAAGATCGAAAGGGCAGCGTGGCTGAGCAAGACTGATCTCATTACCGGTGTCGTGGGTGAATTCCCTGAACTCCAGGGACTGATGGGCAAATACTATGCACTCCATGACGGAGAAGGAAAGGTTGTCGCCGATGCGATTGTGGAGCAGTATCTGCCAGCACATTCTGGCGACGGGCTTCCTGAGACGGATGAAGGCTCTGTGGTGAGCCTTGCGGATAAGACAGACAATGTTGTTTCATTTTTTGCGATTGGGCTTATCCCGACCGGTTCCGAAGATCCCTTTGCTTTACGGAGACAGGCATTGGCAGTCATCGCCATTCTGAGTGAGAAGGGATACCCGATAACTCTGAAGGAACTCTTCAGAAGGGCGGAAGAGGGTGTAAAGGAGAAAAGGCCTTCCCTGTCCGATGAGGTGCTCAAGTTCTTCCTTCAGAGGATCGAGGCACTCTATGCTTCACAGGATTATCGCACGGACATCATCCAGTCCGTCCTTCACCTCGTCGGTGATCTTCCCCTTTCTGAAATCAAGGAAAGGCTCGTCACCATAACGAAGTTTACGGGGGAGGCAGCATACAACAGTTTCCTCCTTGCCGTAAAGCGCATCAACAACATCATACCGGACCTCCCTATCCCCGGGGTCAGGGAAGAACTCTTCACAGAGCCCGAGGAAGGAACCCTGCACCATGAGGTAACAAAGACCAGGGCCGCGATCGAGGGCATAATAAGGGAGAGGAAATACGAAGACGCGCTGAAAGCCCTTTCGGCTCTGACGGGGCCTGTCAACAGTTTCTTTGAAGCTGTCCTTGTCATGGACAAGAGGGAAGAAGTCAGATTGAACAGACTTGCCCTTTTGAAAGAGATATGGGACATGGCATTGATGATTGCCGATTTCTCGAAGCTCACCGAAAGAATCTAA
- the glyQ gene encoding glycine--tRNA ligase subunit alpha, which translates to MNFQSVILKLHEFWAKKGCVLLQPYDTEVGAGTFHPATFFRVIGPEPWKVAYVEPSRRPTDGRYGENPNRLQHYYQFQVILKPSPVESQELYLESLGYLGIDSLKHDIRFVEDDWESPTLGAWGLGWEVWLDGMEITQFTYFQQVGGIDLKPVSLEITYGLERIAMYLQEVDNVFKLDWGGGIKYGDVHYVGEVEFSKFNFDYADTDLLMKQFEAYEREARRLNSLGLVLPSYEFCLKCSHTFNLLDARGAFSVTERTGYIARVRGIAKLCAEAYYRQREEMEFPLLRSRT; encoded by the coding sequence ATGAACTTTCAAAGCGTCATATTGAAACTCCATGAATTCTGGGCGAAGAAAGGCTGCGTCCTCCTCCAGCCCTACGATACCGAGGTAGGGGCCGGCACGTTCCACCCGGCCACCTTTTTCCGGGTCATAGGACCCGAGCCCTGGAAGGTCGCCTATGTTGAACCGTCCAGGAGGCCGACTGACGGCAGGTACGGTGAGAACCCGAACAGACTACAGCATTATTACCAATTTCAGGTTATCCTGAAACCTTCTCCGGTTGAGAGCCAGGAACTCTACCTCGAAAGCCTCGGTTACCTGGGCATAGATTCCCTGAAGCACGACATCAGATTTGTAGAGGATGACTGGGAATCACCGACGCTCGGCGCCTGGGGACTGGGGTGGGAAGTCTGGCTTGACGGGATGGAGATAACGCAATTCACCTATTTTCAACAGGTGGGAGGAATCGATCTGAAGCCTGTATCTCTTGAGATCACCTACGGACTCGAAAGGATCGCCATGTATCTCCAGGAGGTGGACAACGTCTTCAAGCTCGACTGGGGCGGCGGCATAAAGTACGGGGATGTCCATTACGTCGGTGAGGTCGAGTTTTCGAAGTTCAACTTCGACTATGCGGACACCGATCTCCTCATGAAACAGTTTGAGGCATACGAGAGGGAGGCGAGAAGGCTCAACAGCCTTGGGCTTGTCCTCCCCTCCTATGAGTTCTGTCTCAAATGTTCCCACACCTTCAATCTCCTCGACGCGAGAGGGGCCTTTTCTGTGACGGAGAGGACAGGGTATATCGCCCGCGTTCGGGGGATCGCAAAGCTCTGCGCAGAGGCATACTACCGGCAGAGAGAAGAGATGGAGTTCCCCCTTCTCAGGAGCAGGACTTGA
- a CDS encoding 3-methyl-2-oxobutanoate dehydrogenase subunit VorB, with translation MADKRFMKGNEVIAEAAIQAGCRFYAGYPITPQNEIPEYLSKRMEDVGGVFIQAESEVAAINMVYGAAACGTRAMTSSSSPGISLKQEGISYLAGAELPAVIVNMQRGGPGLGNISGSQADYFQSVKGGGHGDYRLLVYAPYNLQELWELTMLSFDKADEYRNPVMILADGILGQMMEPFSPTPYVKPDLPEKTWALTGCRGREPNVVKSLYMGDGELEYRNTILQKKFGRMKDKEIRYEATATDDAELIVVAFGIAARIALSAVRKARTDGLKVGLFRPITLFPFPEKELHGFAGEKRRFLVVELNAGQMVEDVRLSVNGRSEVHFYGRPGGAIVTPEEVQEQIQKLQE, from the coding sequence ATGGCTGATAAGCGCTTCATGAAGGGCAATGAAGTGATAGCCGAAGCCGCTATCCAGGCAGGTTGCCGCTTCTATGCAGGATATCCGATAACCCCCCAGAACGAGATCCCTGAGTATCTGTCGAAGAGGATGGAGGACGTCGGCGGCGTTTTTATCCAGGCAGAGAGTGAAGTGGCGGCAATCAATATGGTTTACGGCGCAGCTGCCTGCGGCACCAGGGCGATGACCTCTTCGAGCAGCCCCGGCATAAGCCTGAAGCAGGAGGGGATCTCATATCTTGCAGGAGCTGAGCTCCCTGCTGTCATTGTAAACATGCAGAGGGGCGGCCCCGGTCTCGGCAACATTTCGGGGAGTCAGGCAGACTACTTTCAGTCGGTGAAAGGCGGCGGCCATGGCGACTACCGGCTCCTTGTCTATGCGCCTTACAATCTTCAGGAGCTTTGGGAGCTCACGATGCTCTCCTTTGATAAGGCCGACGAGTACAGGAATCCCGTCATGATCCTTGCTGACGGAATCCTGGGCCAGATGATGGAACCCTTTTCCCCGACACCCTACGTAAAGCCCGATCTCCCTGAGAAGACGTGGGCCTTGACGGGATGCAGAGGGAGAGAACCGAACGTCGTCAAGTCCCTTTACATGGGTGACGGAGAATTGGAATACCGGAACACCATTCTTCAGAAAAAGTTCGGCCGGATGAAGGACAAGGAAATACGGTACGAAGCAACAGCCACCGATGATGCCGAATTGATTGTCGTCGCCTTCGGCATTGCGGCGAGGATCGCCCTTTCTGCCGTGCGAAAAGCGAGAACCGACGGCCTGAAGGTGGGCCTCTTCAGGCCTATTACGCTCTTTCCCTTTCCCGAGAAAGAACTCCATGGTTTTGCAGGGGAAAAGAGAAGATTCCTCGTTGTCGAATTAAATGCCGGCCAGATGGTTGAAGATGTCAGACTCTCGGTCAACGGCAGATCAGAGGTCCACTTCTACGGGCGGCCGGGCGGCGCCATCGTCACACCCGAAGAAGTTCAGGAGCAGATTCAGAAGTTACAGGAATAA